A part of Candida albicans SC5314 chromosome 2, complete sequence genomic DNA contains:
- the ZSF1 gene encoding Zsf1p (Ortholog od S. cerevisiae Tis11, a mRNA-binding protein; transcription regulated by yeast-hyphal switch; flow model biofilm induced; Spider biofilm repressed), protein MMSTLKDSKHFAFNGTKSSIASSSSSTTDFDDLLPDLWQTSSNESDIKHSSQSLFNSPHHYLFQQQPQQNWFNVSVSPANSVSSPLRSTSSLWEDPPAEQQQQQPQPIFYLPQDDDLFNFEQVHHPQHHTKTQINTQLYKTELCASFMKTGVCPYANKCQFAHGENELKHVERPPKWRSKPCANWTKYGSCRYGNRCCFKHGD, encoded by the coding sequence ATGATGTCGACACTTAAAGATAGTAAACACTTTGCCTTCAACGGAACCAAATCGTCAATAGCCTCGAGCTCATCTTCAACTACTGATTTCGATGATTTATTGCCTGACTTGTGGCAAACCAGTTCCAATGAGTCCGATATAAAGCATAGTTCACAGAGTTTATTTAATAGTCCTCATCACTACTTATTCCAGCAGCAACCTCAACAGAATTGGTTTAACGTGTCTGTTTCGCCAGCAAACTCCGTGTCATCTCCCTTGAGATCAACATCAAGTTTATGGGAAGATCCGCCAGCTgaacagcaacaacaacaaccacagcCAATCTTCTATTTACCACAAGACGATGACTTGTTTAACTTTGAGCAAGTCCACCATCCCCAACACCACACCAAGACTCAAATCAATACACAATTATACAAGACCGAGTTGTGTGCTTCGTTTATGAAGACGGGAGTTTGTCCTTATGCAAACAAATGCCAATTTGCACATGGCGAgaatgaattgaaacaCGTTGAAAGACCTCCCAAATGGAGATCGAAACCTTGTGCAAACTGGACAAAGTACGGCAGTTGTCGTTATGGTAATAGATGCTGTTTCAAACACGGCGATTAA
- the SGS1 gene encoding ATP-dependent DNA helicase (RecQ-related DNA helicase; Bloom's syndrome-related gene; haploinsufficient for wild-type lifespan; upregulated in farnesol treated biofilm) — MINNLQEQVAWVKRTNPHITPQAVIDLIRKPFPKDKSAPIPQVPDSIPSSDKENIPISKSQRKVQSRLPLKTISANESTLQSTPTPVNKTRLPPETSDIIDLTHSPPKKRSPPQPSSPIQPTPKKQKLDDSVFRKLLGLHESKIKILEEKFLTSESTSISLDQKKELYKKLERQIELLDNEINALKSGLDDSTELSSSPDSPEFRVPITRPVRLEAARTIVESTENEEDDTEDHFGDQTMDGLLTPTQERMSQDDLNEMASFIDDRTFDITSQSSDGEFIAVESDTEINDIRLSPETATKYGIKYNSQVIGKARTEVSSPISRVPAIPEIDSSDSEPELPPIEEDEIEETTIPNLQSGPDSPIVIDDDDDDFLDFTTQLNKEREIDFIELDSDDDVQEEQWPKESNAPPAPAPTNPVLTIDSDDAFSDDDEDLKEYFTENRASKGSEPFMDEVHSILNNVFKLKSFRANQLEAVSATLSNKDVFVLMPTGGGKSLCYQLPALVKSGATKGTTVVISPLISLMQDQVQHLLAKNIKAGMFSSKGGNDDNKHTIHLFREGFLDIVYLSPERANKSNAMQTIMTKLYNNNQLARVVIDEAHCLSSWGHDFRPDYQGLGFFKDKFPKVPIMALTATANEKVQMDILHNLKMKDPVLLKQSFNRTNLFYEIKLKKSNCLLEIKDYILSRFSGKSGIIYCHSKQSCEHTSMKLNEYGLKTSFYHAGMSADKRFNIQKRWQENKIQVICATIAFGMGIDKPDVRFVIHLYLPRTLEGYYQETGRAGRDGNFSECVMYYCYKDARSLQNLIQRDEELSESGRESHLAKLRQVIQYCENTTDCRRKQVLQYFNETFDPANCHKQCDNCRDYNHVTSVEKDCTEYAKDIIKLVKSIQDEQVTVLYCQDVFRGLSHKKITEAGHHENEYHGKGQSLDKNDVERIFFYLLSQQCIVEYHVMHGGFATDYVKVGKNADVVLNGQKKIIISFSSRPGSASNSLGRTAANTGKPVEYQESFITARQMTTVDVPDSSFSQRCLQELREAREKASTECSISNSQIVGEVTLRDMSAKLPTNKKDFAKLEGIKKGQLEHFTHFKKILTSLAREKKKMANTSISTVVSDISSISTSTVSPYFQPSQQDQEILDTLRAASQPKPSKSSTQSSYTKKKGSKKFNKGRSGNYFKKAAPKSLANSHRNVMPM, encoded by the coding sequence ATGATAAATAATTTGCAAGAACAAGTGGCTTGGGTGAAACGAACAAACCCTCATATAACACCACAGGCCGTAATAGATTTAATAAGAAAACCGTTCCCCAAAGATAAACTGGCGCCAATACCTCAAGTCCCAGATTCTATCCCTTCATCtgataaagaaaacatccctatttcaaaatctcaACGTAAGGTTCAGTCACGACTACCGTTGAAAACCATATCTGCCAATGAATCTACATTGCAAAGCACACCCACCCCAGTGAACAAAACACGTCTCCCGCCAGAAACAAGTGATATCATTGATTTGACACACAGCCCGCCAAAAAAGAgatcaccaccacaaccatCATCTCCAATTCAGCCtacaccaaaaaaacagaaGCTCGATGATTCAGTGTTCCGCAAACTCTTAGGGCTACACGAATCgaaaattaaaattctTGAAGAAAAGTTTCTTACAAGCGAATCCACCCTGATTTCGCTAGACCAAAAGAAAGAGCTATATAAGAAATTAGAACGCCAAATTGAGTTATTGGATAATGAAATAAACGCGCTAAAACTGGGTTTAGATGATAGCACCGAGTTGAGCTCCTCTCCGGATTCACCTGAGTTTAGGGTACCTATTACGCGTCCCGTAAGATTAGAAGCAGCCAGAACAATTGTTGAGAGCACAGAAAACGAGGAAGACGACACTGAGGACCATTTTGGTGACCAGACCATGGATGGTTTGCTTACACCAACACAAGAGCGAATGTCACAGGACGACCTTAATGAAATGGCAAGTTTTATTGATGACAGAACATTCGACATAACCAGTCAACTGTCAGATGGCGAGTTTATTGCTGTTGAATCAGACACCGAAATTAATGATATCCGTCTATCTCCAGAAACAGCTACCAAGTATGGCATAAAGTATAACTCCCAAGTCATAGGCAAAGCAAGAACAGAAGTATCGTCACCTATCAGTAGAGTGCCAGCCATTCCAGAGATTGACTCGTCTGATAGCGAGCCAGAACTACCACcaatagaagaagatgaaattgaagaaaccACGATCCCAAATCTCCAAAGTGGTCCAGATTCACCTATcgttattgatgatgatgacgacgatTTTTTGGATTTCACAACTCAGCTcaacaaagaaagagagatCGACTTTATTGAATTGGACTCTGACGACGACGTACAAGAGGAACAATGGCCAAAGGAATCAAACGcaccaccagcaccagCACCTACAAACCCAGTCTTAACAATTGACTCCGACGATGCTTTTTCcgatgacgatgaagatttgaaagaatATTTCACTGAAAACCGTGCATCCAAAGGTTCTGAACCATTTATGGACGAAGTACACAGTATCCTTAACAACGTGTTTAAACTCAAGTCATTTAGGGCCAACCAACTTGAAGCAGTACTGGCCACATTACTGAACAAAGACGTGTTTGTGTTGATGCCTACGGGAGGAGGTAAATCTTTGTGTTATCAGTTGCCAGCATTGGTGAAGAGCGGTGCCACCAAGGGGACAACGGTGGTCATCTCTCCCTTGATTTCGTTGATGCAAGATCAAGTTCAGCATTTATTGGCAAAAAACATTAAAGCGGGAATGTTTAGCTCCAAAGGTGGTAACGACGATAATAAACATACTATCCATTTGTTCAGGGAGGGGTTTCTAGACATTGTGTATTTATCACCTGAAAGGGCCAACAAATCGAATGCTATGCAAACAATTATGACAAAACTATACAATAACAACCAGCTTGCCCGAGTAGTTATAGATGAAGCCCATTGTTTAAGTTCATGGGGACACGATTTCCGACCTGACTACCAGGGTCTAGGGTTTTTCAAAGATAAGTTCCCCAAAGTTCCCATAATGGCGTTGACGGCAACTGCCAATGAAAAAGTGCAGATGGATATACTtcacaatttgaaaatgaaagacCCGGTATTATTGAAGCAAAGTTTTAATAGAACAAACTTGTTttatgaaatcaaattgaaaaagagtAATTGTTTGCTTGAAATCAAAGACTACATTTTGAGTCGTTTCCTGGGTAAATCTGGTATCATCTATTGCCATTCAAAGCAATCATGTGAACATACAAGCATGAAACTAAACGAGTATGGGTTGAAAACATCATTTTACCATGCAGGTATGAGTGCTGACAAACGATTCAACATACAAAAGAGATGGCAGGAGAATAAGATACAAGTGATTTGTGCTACTATAGCGTTTGGTATGGGTATTGATAAGCCCGATGTGAGGTTTGTCATTCATTTGTATTTGCCAAGAACTTTGGAAGGGTACTACCAAGAAACTGGACGTGCTGGCCGTGATGGGAACTTTTCTGAATGTGTAATGTACTACTGCTACAAGGATGCACGGTCTTTACAAAACTTGATTCAAAgagatgaagaattgagCGAACTGGGGAGGGAGAGCCATTTGGCTAAACTAAGACAGGTTATTCAGTACTGTGAAAACACCACCGATTGCCGACGCAAACAGGTTTTGCAATATTTCAATGAAACTTTTGATCCAGCGAATTGCCACAAGCAATGCGACAATTGTCGAGACTATAACCATGTGACTCTGGTGGAGAAGGATTGTACGGAGTATGCTAAGgatataatcaaattagTGAAATCAATCCAGGATGAACAAGTGACGGTTTTGTACTGTCAAGATGTATTCCGAGGCTTGAGCCATAAGAAAATTACTGAAGCAGGTCATCATGAAAACGAGTATCATGGCAAGGGCCAATCTTTGGATAAGAACGACGTGGAGAGAATATTCTTCTATTTATTGAGTCAACAATGCATCGTCGAATACCACGTAATGCATGGTGGTTTTGCCACCGATTATGTCAAAGTTGGCAAGAATGCCGATGTGGTGTTGAATGGTCAGAAAAAGATTATAATACTGTTTTCAAGTAGACCTGGAAGTGCCAGCAACAGTCTCGGTAGAACAGCAGCAAATACTGGCAAGCCAGTTGAATATCAGGAGTCGTTTATTACTGCAAGACAAATGACAACTGTGGATGTACCGGACTCTTCGTTTTCACAACGGTGCTTACAAGAATTGCGTGAAGCTAGAGAAAAGGCACTGACTGAATGTTCTATATCGAATCTGCAGATTGTCGGTGAAGTTACGCTCCGGGACATGCTGGCTAAGTTGCCTaccaataaaaaagattttgCTAAGTTGGAGGGTATTAAGAAGGGTCAATTGGAGCATTTTACCCATTTCAAAAAGATCTTGACATCGTTGGCAcgagagaaaaagaaaatggcTAACACATCAATAAGCACCGTTGTCAGTGATATATCGTCGATATCCACATCTACTGTTTCCCCCTATTTCCAACCATCACAGCAAGATCAAGAGATATTGGATACATTACGGGCGGCATCACAGCCAAAGCCCAGTAAAAGTTCTACTCAATCAAGCTATACCAAGAAAAAGGGGTctaaaaaattcaataaaggTCGCTCAGGGAATTATTTTAAAAAGGCAGCCCCCAAATCTTTGGCAAACTCTCATAGAAATGTAATGCCTATGTAA
- the UBC15 gene encoding Ubc15p (Putative E2 ubiquitin-conjugating enzyme), giving the protein MARHPFYKRLLKEYQQISLNKLPGIKLVTNDDNLTEFIFQIKVANNPLYPDDEDYYLSIKITENYPVDSPQVKFVIHEEDNDDDSIIILDDDSLEIISHSVIPIHPHIYSNGHICLNLLGDDWTPACSIESILLSIQSMLSTNDKRERPPDDTSYIKHAPTNPKNSKFIYHDDNV; this is encoded by the coding sequence ATGGCTAGACATCCATTTTATAAGCGATTATTAAAAGAGTATCAGCAAATAAGTTTGAATAAACTACCAGGTATAAAGCTTGTTactaatgatgataatcTAACCGAGTTTATATTCCAGATCAAAGTGGCAAATAATCCGTTATACCCAGATGACGAGGACTATTATCTTTCGATAAAAATTACTGAAAACTACCCCGTTGATTCTCCTCAAGTCAAGTTCGTTATTCATGAGGAAGATAACGATGACGATTCCATAATCATCCTTGACGATGACTCGCTTGAAATTATATCACATTCAGTTATCCCCATTCATCCTCACATATATTCGAATGGCCACATTTGTCTTAATCTATTAGGTGACGATTGGACACCAGCATGTTCTATAGAGTCGATATTGTTGAGTATTCAAAGCATGTTAAGCACAAACGACAAACGGGAAAGACCGCCTGACGACACTTCGTATATTAAGCACGCTCCAACAAACCCAAAGAACtctaaatttatttatcacGATGATAATGTGTAA
- the GAL4 gene encoding galactose-responsive transcription factor (Zn(II)2Cys6 transcription factor; involved in control of glycolysis; ortholog of S. cerevisiae Gal4, but not involved in regulation of galactose utilization genes; caspofungin repressed; Spider biofilm repressed): MSETNEIKLETEPKQPPYPIEQACDSCRKRKLKCSKEFPRCSKCIQHEWCCSYSPRTIRSPLTRAHLTEVENRVSQLEGILHYLLPDHDIDEIINDHDKAILAPIRQKLQPSPKPCAPTEMHSPIDSITYPLRQSKSNPIPEEYPKSRIKQEIIDDFLLNNITTTTKNNDYITPTVFNSSVNSTAQSSSLTSPSSLLSLNSYDGTIEEVLELDQPQLKKVKLEPSVSTSNSSSSSPTQFSLFNDYNLDMIFEGVVDETVNV, encoded by the coding sequence ATGTCTGAAActaatgaaatcaaattggaaaCTGAACCAAAACAACCTCCTTACCCAATTGAACAAGCCTGCGACTCGTGTCGAAAGCGGAAGTTAAAATGCTCAAAAGAGTTTCCTCGTTGCTCAAAATGTATCCAACACGAATGGTGTTGCTCGTATAGTCCCAGAACAATTCGGTCACCTTTGACAAGAGCCCATTTGACTGAAGTTGAAAATAGAGTAAGTCAATTGGAAGGAATACTTCACTACTTACTACCTGATCAcgatattgatgaaattataaaCGACCACGACAAGGCCATACTAGCACCAATTAGACAAAAATTACAACCACTGCCAAAACCATGTGCACCCACAGAAATGCATTCCCCCATTGACTCAATCACCTACCCTTTACGCCAGTCAAAGTCCAACCCAATACCAGAAGAGTATCCCAAAAGTAGAATCAAGCAAGAAATAATTGAcgattttttattaaacaacatcaccaccaccaccaagaaCAATGATTACATCACACCAACCGTGTTCAACTCATCAGTAAATTCAACGGCACAGAGCTCCTCATTGACGTCTCCTTCATCGTTATTATCGTTGAACTCTTACGACGGAACTATAGAAGAGGTTCTTGAATTGGATCAACCGCAACTTAAAAAAGTGAAGTTGGAGCCGTCAGTTTCTACCAgcaattcttcttcttcttctcctaCCCAATTCAGTTTATTTAACGATTACAATTTAGACATGATATTTGAAGGTGTGGTCGATGAAACTGTTAACGTTTGA
- a CDS encoding uncharacterized protein (Ortholog of S. cerevisiae Spg5; required for proteasome assembly during quiescence; transcript detected on high-resolution tiling arrays; Spider biofilm induced), with amino-acid sequence MFNVICVPVLIRSCRFAAAINPVMRRFSQSAPNYSPNKTMTKKKKSSLCLSFFFICPTIDYTHECPKIKEPHLPSFKKCFKQTTTYITRVGTKYTTTDPTAAASTDSRTCPSTS; translated from the coding sequence ATGTTTAATGTTATATGTGTTCCCGTGTTGATCAGGTCGTGTAGATTTGCAGCTGCCATAAATCCCGTGATGCGCCGTTTCTCGCAATCGGCACCGAATTACTCACCAAATAAAACcatgacaaaaaaaaaaaaaagttccCTTTGcctctctttcttttttatttgccCCACAATCGACTACACTCATGAATGCCCAAAGATTAAAGAACCTCATCTCCCTTCGTTCAAGAAATGCTTCAAACAAACTACAACGTACATTACAAGAGTTGGCACAAAATATACAACGACAGATccaacagcagcagcaagCACCGATTCCCGTACCTGTCCCAGTACGTCATAG
- the GYP5 gene encoding Gyp5p (Putative Rab GTPase activator; role in ER to Golgi vesicle-mediated transport; Spider biofilm induced) gives MSSPVLPNRRSIQVCLRLDESPNEDVQELTTIQNTFDKSTSNYLLQSKHNQLSIKFQDKNNQTKDSINSSAENIKKTFQDIKSIAGGFGDVFEIDWEFWSLVVNDYDHVVNHESDKLNQCIISGIPKEFRGIIWQLVAKSKDSQLEDFYRQLKLESSIHEKGIKRDLTRTSFFTNVEAVSKSDELFNVIKAYSLYDPDVGYTQGMIFIAVPLIMNMNESECFCLLVTLMKEYGLRDLFCPEMKGLHVLLYEFDRLLESYSPVLYNHLVKQGIKSSMYASQWFLTFFAYKFPLDIVLRIYDIIVTQGMESILKFAVNLMIQNESNLLALSFDKLLEFLKDKLFNVYIAEAFIKDDKGKKRFSLSRSATSTPATYYKLDELVQDSMQVNVDPVELTKYAKEFESIYSKERAKVDDIKGMRLANGNLRHRIKELQSQYSALNRDHVDIVQKMVDLKITLPDLVNENEDLKHTIEKLEKDVEELESKTQPANDVLPSEIEDQIQQLLVINAQEVEKSANLEEELNSLLEQEEKLTKLIKQANRNSTWFKWNK, from the coding sequence ATGTCTTCACCTGTTCTCCCTAATAGAAGGTCTATTCAGGTATGCTTAAGATTAGACGAGTCACCAAACGAGGATGTCCAGGAATTGACCACCATACAAAACACTTTTGATAAGTCAACCTCAAACTATTTGTTACAGTCAAAACACAATCAGTTGTCAATCAAGTTCCAAGATAAAAACAACCAAACCAAAGATTCCATCAACTCGAGTGCagaaaatatcaaaaagaCTTTTCAAGATATAAAGAGTATTGCAGGTGGGTTTGGCGACGTATTTGAAATCGATTGGGAGTTTTGGAGTTTGGTGGTTAATGATTATGATCATGTGGTAAACCATGAGCTGGATAAATTAAACCAGTGTATAATATCAGGAATACCAAAAGAGTTCAGAGGCATTATTTGGCAACTAGTGGCCAAATCCAAAGATTCTCAACTAGAAGATTTCTACCGCCAACTAAAACTAGAATCGTCAATCCATGAAAAGGGAATCAAACGAGACTTGACTAGAACCAGTTTCTTTACCAATGTCGAGGCGGTTAGCAAAAGCGATGAGCTTTTCAATGTCATCAAAGCGTACTCTTTGTATGACCCCGATGTGGGCTACACCCAAGGGATGATTTTTATTGCAGTGCCATTGATTATGAATATGAACGAATCGGAgtgtttttgtttattggtCACGTTAATGAAAGAATACGGGCTTCGCGATTTGTTTTGCCCGGAAATGAAAGGCTTGCATGTTTTGCTTTACGAATTTGATCGATTGTTGGAATCGTATTCTCCAGTGTTATACAATCATTTGGTCAAACAAGGTATCAAGTCGTCAATGTACGCTTCACAGTGGTTTCTTACATTTTTCGCCTACAAGTTCCCCTTGGACATTGTTTTAAGAATTTACGACATAATTGTCACCCAGGGGATGGAGTCcatattgaaatttgctgtaaatttgatgattcaAAATGAGTCCAACTTGTTGGCATTATCGTTTGACAAGTTGCTCGAGTTTTTAAAAGATAAGTTGTTTAATGTTTATATCGCCGAAGCATTTATCAAGGACGACAAGGGTAAAAAGAGATTTTCGTTGCTGCGATCTGCTACCAGCACACCCGCTACATATTACAAACTAGATGAATTAGTGCAAGATTCTATGCAAGTAAATGTCGACCCTGTGGAATTGACTAAATACGCTAAGGAATTTGAAAGTATCTACAGCAAAGAAAGGGCCAAGGTAGACGATATCAAAGGTATGAGACTAGCAAACGGTAATCTTAGACATAGAATTAAAGAATTGCAGTCACAATACTCAGCCCTAAACAGAGACCatgttgatattgttcAAAAAATGGTCGATTTGAAAATCACCCTACCTGATTTGGTTAACGAGAACGAGGATCTTAAACATACAATAGAAAAGCTAGAAAAAGATGTCGAAGAATTGGAATCAAAAACACAACCTGCCAACGATGTCTTGCCCAGTGAAATCGAAGACCaaatacaacaactacTTGTGATCAATGCTCAGGAAGTAGAAAAGTCGGCTAATTTAGAAGAAGAGTTGAATTCGTTGCTTGAGCAAGAGGAAAAGCTTACTAAATTGATAAAGCAGGCAAATAGAAATAGTACTTGGTTCAAATGGAATAAATAG
- the RPS4A gene encoding 40S ribosomal protein eS4 (Predicted ribosomal protein, component of the small ribosomal subunit; repressed upon phagocytosis by murine macrophage; positively regulated by Tbf1; mutant is defective in filamentous growth and sensitive to osmotic stress), producing the protein MGRGPKKHLKRLAAPSHWMLDKLSGTYAPRPSAGPHKLRESLPLVVFLRNRLKYALNGREVKAIMMQQHVQVDGKVRTDTTYPAGFMDVITLEATNEHFRLVYDVKGKFAVHRISAEEAAYKLGKVKKVQLGKKGVPYVVTHDGRTIRYPDPLIRANDTVKIDLATGKIDDFIKFDTGRLVMVTGGRNLGRVGVIVHREKHEGGFDLVHIKDALENTFVTRLSNVFVIGTEAGKPWVSLPKGKGIKLSISEERDRRRAQQGL; encoded by the coding sequence ATGGGTAGAGGTCCAAAGAAACACTTGAAAAGATTAGCAGCTCCATCTCACTGGATGTTGGACAAATTGTCCGGTACTTATGCTCCAAGACCATCTGCTGGTCCACACAAATTGAGAGAATCATTACCATTGGTTGTCTTTTTAAGAAACAGATTGAAGTATGCTTTGAACGGTAGAGAAGTCAAAGCCATCATGATGCAACAACACGTTCAAGTTGACGGTAAAGTCAGAACTGATACCACCTACCCAGCTGGTTTCATGGATGTCATCACCTTGGAAGCTACCAACGAACATTTCAGATTAGTCTACGATGTTAAAGGTAAATTCGCTGTTCACAGAATTTCTGCTGAAGAAGCTGCCTACAAATTGGGTAAAGTCAAGAAAGTCCAATTAGGTAAGAAAGGTGTTCCATACGTTGTTACCCACGACGGTAGAACTATCAGATACCCAGATCCATTGATCAGAGCTAACGATACCGTTAAGATCGATTTGGCTACCGGTAAgattgatgatttcatcaaattcgACACTGGTAGATTAGTTATGGTTACTGGTGGTAGAAATTTGGGTAGAGTTGGTGTTATTGTCCACAGAGAAAAACACGAAGGAGGTTTCGATTTGGTCCACATCAAAGATGCTTTGGAAAACACTTTCGTTACCAGATTGTCTAACgtttttgttattggtACTGAAGCCGGTAAACCATGGGTCTCATTACCAAAGGGTAAAGGTATCAAATTGTCTATTTCTGAAGAAAGAGACAGAAGAAGAGCTCAACAAGGTTTGTAA
- a CDS encoding uncharacterized protein (Ortholog(s) have cytosol, extracellular region, fungal-type vacuole, nucleus localization): MLLILAVVLFSGCYASFPHRNLTWNDINFVHTTDTHGWYSGHINQPLYHANWGDFISFTTHLRRIAHSRNQDLLLIDSGDRHDGNGLSDITSPNGLKSTPIFIKQDYDLLTIGNHELYLWENSKQEYETVVNHFQDKYVCSNVDIRLDNGSFVPLGSKYKYFTTPIRGIRVLAFGFLFDFKRFNSGTRVTPMAETIHEPWFQEALKHEVDLIIIVGHTPISHNWGEFYQVHQYLRQFFPDTIIQYFGGHSHIRDFTVFDSLSTGLQSGRYCETVGWTSVNLDKADLNLPVRQRFSRSYIDFNTDSFKYHTNLDKEFDTAKGKSVSKLIRETRKELKLDTLIGYVKTNYYVDYVPIDHPKSIFNLLASKILKTLPKSKHEERITIINTGSIRYDLYKGPYTIDSKFIVSPFENIWVNITVPKSVATKVAAKLNDADYISASRLKPPHQYDLQVQDLSTSPHQAHFEMQEKLPKGYVTHDDFGADGDDTLHRAVVNFPVPNVIQSVEINDEVDSPVNLVFYSFITPNIIWALKELNFSTEQVPTPYSDIYLGTLLNEFVANNKI, translated from the coding sequence ATGTTGTTAATTCTTGCTGTGGTTTTGTTTAGTGGCTGTTATGCGTCATTTCCACATCGTAACTTGACATGGAACGATATAAATTTTGTTCATACCACCGATACCCACGGTTGGTACTCTGGACACATCAACCAACCTCTTTACCATGCCAATTGGGGAGATTTCATTTCGTTTACTACACACTTGCGGAGAATTGCCCATAGCCGGAACCAAGATCTTTTACTTATAGACAGCGGTGATCGCCACGATGGTAATGGCCTATCAGATATCACCAGCCCCAATGGCCTAAAATCAACCCctattttcatcaaacaaGACTATGATTTGCTAACTATCGGAAACCACGAGTTGTATCTTTGGGAAAACTCAAAACAGGAATACGAAACTGTGGTTAACCATTTTCAGGATAAGTATGTTTGTTCAAATGTGGATATCAGACTAGACAATGGCCTGTTTGTTCCCTTGGGGCTGAAGTACAAGTATTTTACAACACCGATTAGAGGGATTAGAGTTTTGGCTTTTGGGTTTTTATTCGATTTCAAGAGGTTTAATAGTGGTACTAGAGTGACGCCAATGGCAGAAACCATACACGAGCCGTGGTTTCAGGAGGCATTAAAACATGAAGTCgatttgattataattGTGGGTCACACACCCATTTCCCATAACTGGGGAGAGTTTTACCAGGTTCACCAATACTTGCGTCAGTTTTTCCCTGATACGATAATTCAGTATTTTGGTGGACACAGTCATATTCGAGACTTTACCGTGTTTGACAGTTTGTCTACAGGATTACAGAGCGGAAGATATTGTGAGACCGTTGGCTGGACAAGTGTTAATTTAGATAAAGCGGATCTAAACCTTCCTGTTAGACAAAGATTTTCGAGATCGtatattgatttcaatacCGACTCATTTAAGTACCACACCAATTTAGATAAAGAGTTTGATACCGCCAAGGGGAAACTGGTTTCCAAGTTGATTCGAGAAACACGCAAAGAGCTCAAGTTAGATACCTTGATAGGCTATGTCAAGACAAACTATTATGTTGATTACGTTCCCATCGATCACCCCAAAagcattttcaatttgttggcTCTGAAAATTCTCAAAACATTACCGAAATCCAAACATGAAGAGCGAATtacaattatcaatactGGCTCAATCAGGTACGACTTGTACAAGGGGCCATATACTATTGACTCCAAATTTATTGTCTCGCCCTTTGAAAACATATGGGTCAATATTACAGTGCCAAAATCAGTTGCCACTAAAGTAGCAGCAAAACTAAATGACGCCGACTATATCAGTGCCTCTCGATTGAAACCACCTCATCAATACGATTTGCAAGTCCAGGACTTGAGTACTTCCCCCCACCAAGCTCACTTTGAGATGCAGGAAAAACTCCCCAAAGGTTATGTCACTCATGATGACTTTGGGGCTGATGGCGACGATACGTTGCATCGTGCCGTAGTTAATTTCCCAGTACCCAATGTTATTCAGAGTGTGGAAATCAACGATGAGGTAGATTCGCCTGTCAACCTTGTGTTTTATAGTTTTATCACGCCAAATATCATCTGGGCATTAAAAGAGTTGAATTTCTCTACTGAACAAGTACCAACACCATATTCTGACATTTACTTAGGTACATTGCTAAACGAATTTGTTGCCAACAATAAGATCTAA